Proteins from a genomic interval of Polaribacter sejongensis:
- a CDS encoding two-component regulator propeller domain-containing protein, with the protein MTRVVLFVFFITLQTFGQQIKFDNFSINEGLSNNSVKDIENDINGGLWVATWDGLNYFDGYTFTSFKHDINNNNSIAGNYIAKVKQDIKGTIWIITEDAKISRYLGNKKFKNYTFKNKPNDISVTKNGNILIHTQNSCYEFVAGQFQEINRLTSKINNNALNNILLTKYPKLIINDVLKDKTGNIWYATRKNGLFIIKNILDKANKYHIENYTKDPYSKESFKSNEVETLHEDYFGNIWLGLKDGGISMAYSNSDKIASIAPHPINSPNIPNETLRAITKDLQGKLWLGYYTKGLYNYNSTSKNYKEFKIKEATNEPDWKRIRSLFTASDGTIWAGTYAGIIRIEKNGDYNLYNSKNNKNIPNNRNYSIYEDSNKQLWVACWGGVAKFNLNTNNFESFIGQELIRKYHIRNLKLIDSELILATENNGLQLLDISKGKLKTIETQNNLSHYHKEQKNTLKSNNKGLKLIDIKNGELQSINTNKGLLSNSIYAVYKDEKTNYYWIASLGGLSVFSKEKGIIKNITEKEGLPSQLIYGVLDHKEQVWLSTTKGIVVIDKKSFEVKTFHPKGGWQVSEFSEGAYYQDAKGDLFFGGINGLNYFNPSNIQFNNTKAKIKLLVDDNENFSPNIIKSHNENQISIDLIPIRFPKKTEKNIYYKLEGLDSNWTLLDIDNKIKYQNLTSRSYNFLLKEGKENEEELLFSLQIKKAFYKTNLFYVLLSVFILITAIILIYLKNLRTKSLQKNLEKKILIRTNVIENQKKDLEVINNQLDEKNKEILRQKETLLKLHNNLKNEDFEVEKFKTFVLSEFQEPVSKILKTASCLSENSDDKKTILEESNKMVNLISEWNYLSHVKEIGAIKTSVINLFPVLKNSINKLEESLQTNKVDFNFNIDTSINWVEIDVLRFRLMLQYFFNDINKYSDNGSKLNLKINYKNSFVVIEISSNSDLLKNNWYSVLHYSPYFKALQTLLGDLKGKLINYNLDQEFKVALQIPITKINPKDKSIETISWKHFNQQENLSADKKNVLIFSDEENFAAANQILEHNNYNLIFENSANNLNSITKQIQIHIIVIYQVSFSKDLLYFINNSDATKNKKIAIIYISEDINYELREQSIEFGVDTLIQLPVSESFIQKKIDSLINRKYVSTEENKFQEKIFDILTGKDLVLTANDKLLKKSLEVIKKELHNSSFNVEMLVDLLDVSRVKCYRLFKERLKQSPSDVIMSLRLQKAEALLKTKKLNISEISFECGYNDPKYFGKAFKKHFGKSPKEFKDQFS; encoded by the coding sequence ATGACAAGAGTAGTATTATTCGTTTTTTTTATAACATTACAAACTTTTGGTCAACAAATTAAATTTGATAATTTTTCGATAAACGAGGGGTTGTCTAATAATTCTGTAAAAGATATCGAAAATGATATTAATGGAGGTTTGTGGGTTGCAACTTGGGATGGTTTAAATTATTTTGATGGATATACATTTACTTCCTTTAAACATGACATTAATAACAATAATTCTATTGCTGGTAATTACATCGCTAAAGTTAAACAGGATATAAAAGGTACAATTTGGATTATTACAGAAGATGCTAAAATAAGCAGATATTTAGGTAATAAAAAGTTTAAAAATTACACTTTTAAGAACAAACCAAATGATATTTCTGTTACAAAAAATGGTAATATTTTAATTCACACTCAAAATAGCTGTTACGAATTTGTTGCTGGTCAATTTCAAGAAATTAATAGACTAACATCAAAAATAAACAACAACGCTTTAAACAACATTCTTTTAACAAAATACCCAAAACTTATTATTAATGATGTTTTAAAAGATAAAACAGGTAATATTTGGTATGCCACTCGTAAAAATGGTTTATTCATCATTAAAAATATATTAGACAAAGCCAATAAATATCATATAGAAAATTACACAAAAGACCCTTATTCTAAAGAAAGTTTTAAAAGTAATGAAGTAGAAACTTTACACGAAGATTATTTTGGAAACATTTGGCTTGGTTTAAAAGATGGTGGAATTAGTATGGCTTACTCTAATTCTGATAAAATAGCATCTATTGCACCTCACCCAATAAATTCTCCTAACATTCCTAATGAAACTTTACGTGCAATTACCAAAGACCTACAAGGGAAACTTTGGTTAGGTTATTACACAAAAGGACTATATAATTACAATTCTACTTCTAAAAACTACAAAGAATTTAAAATCAAAGAAGCTACCAATGAACCAGATTGGAAGCGTATAAGGTCTTTGTTTACCGCTTCTGATGGAACTATTTGGGCAGGAACTTATGCTGGAATTATCAGAATAGAAAAAAATGGAGATTATAATTTATATAATTCTAAGAATAATAAAAACATACCTAACAATAGAAATTATTCTATTTACGAAGATAGTAATAAACAATTATGGGTTGCTTGCTGGGGTGGAGTTGCTAAATTTAATCTAAACACAAATAATTTTGAGTCTTTTATTGGTCAAGAATTAATTCGTAAATATCATATAAGAAATTTAAAATTGATAGATAGCGAGCTTATTCTTGCTACAGAAAATAATGGGCTGCAATTATTAGATATTAGCAAAGGAAAATTAAAAACAATAGAAACCCAAAATAACCTTTCTCATTATCATAAAGAGCAAAAAAACACATTAAAATCTAATAATAAAGGTTTAAAATTAATTGATATTAAAAATGGCGAATTACAATCTATAAATACTAATAAAGGTCTTTTAAGTAATAGTATTTATGCTGTTTATAAAGATGAAAAAACAAATTATTATTGGATTGCATCACTTGGTGGATTAAGTGTTTTTAGTAAAGAAAAAGGAATTATTAAGAATATTACAGAAAAAGAAGGTTTACCTAGCCAATTAATTTACGGTGTTTTAGATCATAAAGAGCAAGTTTGGTTAAGTACCACAAAGGGAATTGTTGTGATTGATAAAAAAAGTTTTGAAGTAAAAACTTTTCATCCCAAAGGAGGTTGGCAAGTTTCTGAATTTTCTGAAGGTGCTTATTATCAAGATGCTAAGGGTGATTTGTTTTTTGGTGGAATTAATGGTTTAAATTATTTTAATCCTAGCAATATTCAGTTTAATAACACTAAGGCAAAAATTAAATTACTGGTTGATGATAATGAAAACTTCTCTCCAAATATTATAAAAAGCCATAATGAAAATCAAATTAGTATTGATTTAATTCCGATTAGATTCCCCAAAAAAACAGAAAAAAATATCTATTATAAATTAGAGGGCTTAGATAGTAATTGGACTTTATTAGATATTGATAACAAGATAAAATATCAAAATTTAACTTCTAGAAGTTATAATTTTTTACTTAAAGAAGGTAAAGAAAATGAAGAAGAATTACTTTTCTCCTTACAAATAAAAAAGGCTTTTTATAAAACGAACTTATTTTATGTGCTCTTATCTGTATTTATATTAATTACAGCAATAATACTTATCTATCTTAAGAATTTAAGAACAAAATCACTTCAAAAAAACCTAGAAAAAAAGATTTTAATTCGTACAAATGTTATCGAAAATCAAAAAAAAGATTTAGAGGTTATTAACAATCAATTAGATGAAAAAAATAAAGAAATCTTACGTCAAAAAGAGACACTTTTAAAACTACATAACAATCTTAAAAATGAAGATTTTGAAGTCGAAAAATTTAAAACATTTGTTTTATCAGAGTTTCAAGAACCAGTTTCTAAAATTTTAAAAACTGCAAGTTGTTTGTCAGAAAATTCTGATGATAAAAAAACTATTTTAGAAGAGTCTAACAAAATGGTAAATCTAATTTCTGAATGGAATTATCTAAGCCACGTAAAAGAAATTGGAGCTATAAAGACTTCTGTAATTAATTTATTTCCGGTTTTAAAGAACAGTATTAATAAGTTGGAGGAATCTTTACAAACTAATAAAGTAGATTTTAATTTTAATATAGACACTTCTATTAATTGGGTAGAAATAGATGTTTTACGTTTTCGATTAATGCTACAATACTTTTTTAATGACATTAATAAATACTCAGATAATGGCAGTAAGTTAAACTTAAAAATTAATTATAAGAATTCTTTTGTGGTTATAGAAATTTCATCTAATAGTGATCTTCTAAAAAACAATTGGTACAGTGTTTTACATTACAGTCCTTATTTTAAAGCGTTACAAACTCTTTTGGGTGATTTAAAAGGAAAACTTATCAATTATAATTTAGACCAAGAATTTAAGGTAGCATTACAAATACCAATTACCAAAATAAACCCGAAGGATAAGTCTATAGAAACTATTTCGTGGAAACATTTTAATCAACAAGAAAATTTATCTGCAGACAAAAAAAATGTATTAATCTTTAGTGATGAAGAAAATTTTGCAGCTGCAAATCAAATTTTAGAACATAATAATTATAATTTAATTTTTGAAAACTCTGCAAATAATTTAAACTCGATTACCAAACAAATTCAGATACATATTATTGTAATCTATCAAGTTTCTTTCTCTAAAGATCTTTTATATTTTATCAATAATTCTGATGCAACAAAAAACAAGAAAATCGCTATAATTTATATATCAGAAGATATTAATTACGAACTAAGAGAACAATCGATTGAGTTTGGTGTAGACACTCTTATTCAGCTTCCGGTAAGTGAATCTTTTATTCAAAAGAAAATAGACTCTTTAATAAATAGAAAATATGTTTCTACTGAAGAGAATAAATTTCAAGAAAAAATATTCGACATTTTAACAGGTAAAGATCTTGTTTTAACGGCTAATGATAAATTATTAAAAAAGAGTTTAGAAGTTATAAAGAAAGAATTACATAACTCTTCTTTTAATGTAGAAATGTTGGTAGACTTATTAGATGTTTCTAGGGTAAAGTGTTATCGATTATTTAAAGAGCGGTTAAAACAATCTCCTTCAGATGTAATTATGTCTCTTAGATTACAAAAAGCAGAAGCTTTGTTAAAAACTAAAAAATTAAATATCTCTGAAATAAGTTTTGAGTGCGGTTATAACGATCCAAAATATTTTGGAAAAGCATTTAAAAAGCATTTTGGTAAAAGTCCTAAAGAGTTTAAAGATCAATTTAGCTAA
- a CDS encoding site-specific integrase — MSTLKTVLHPKKDNNGNTIFRLTIRLTVNRKRSYLQLLQNIAPEHWDAHAEKLNTKHPKHKQLNRLIRKKYGEIEDYILEMDSTNKSYTAIQVMDAIKNNKEKQTFFELAKEHIEDLTKLEKHNRAVSDQSKINRIKEFAKNENLSFEEIDEYFLKKLKIHLAGIGTISERSIMNIYVLIRLLYNNGIRKNLVDQKFYPFGKGKIKIKYPETIKIGLDEMEIRKIKELDLSQYPEISKTRDVFLFSFYLAGIRIGDVLSMKWKDVVDDRVYYKMGKNNKTVSLKTPAQITEILSHYKQDKVSNSDYIFPHFKNVSKKNSEKVLKKDSKKESKKIYTATKTQTKKLNANLKKLGIMAEIDKKITNHIARHSFGNIAGDKVSPQMLQKLYRHTHLSTTIGYQGNFIHKSADDALDSIITF, encoded by the coding sequence ATGAGTACTTTAAAAACTGTTTTACATCCAAAAAAAGATAACAATGGAAATACTATTTTCAGATTAACTATACGTCTTACAGTTAACCGAAAACGTTCTTACCTTCAGTTATTACAAAACATTGCCCCTGAACACTGGGATGCTCATGCTGAAAAATTAAATACAAAACACCCAAAACACAAACAACTTAACCGATTAATTAGGAAAAAGTACGGAGAAATAGAAGATTATATTTTAGAAATGGATTCTACTAATAAAAGCTATACAGCTATTCAAGTAATGGATGCTATTAAAAATAATAAGGAGAAACAAACTTTTTTTGAACTAGCAAAAGAACATATAGAAGACTTAACCAAATTAGAAAAGCATAATAGAGCAGTATCAGATCAAAGTAAAATTAATAGAATCAAAGAATTTGCAAAGAATGAAAATTTATCCTTTGAAGAAATTGATGAATATTTTCTCAAAAAACTAAAAATTCACCTTGCAGGTATTGGGACTATTTCTGAAAGGTCGATAATGAATATTTACGTTTTAATACGATTACTATATAATAATGGAATAAGGAAGAACTTAGTAGATCAAAAATTCTACCCTTTTGGCAAGGGTAAAATAAAAATAAAATATCCTGAAACGATAAAGATTGGACTTGATGAAATGGAAATTCGTAAAATTAAAGAATTAGATTTATCACAATATCCTGAAATTTCTAAAACAAGAGATGTTTTTTTGTTCTCGTTTTATTTAGCAGGGATCAGGATAGGAGACGTATTAAGTATGAAATGGAAAGATGTTGTAGATGATAGGGTTTATTACAAAATGGGAAAAAACAACAAAACGGTATCTCTTAAAACTCCTGCTCAAATAACCGAAATATTATCACACTATAAACAAGATAAAGTTTCTAACTCCGATTATATTTTCCCACACTTTAAGAACGTATCTAAAAAGAACTCAGAAAAAGTTTTAAAAAAGGATTCTAAGAAGGAATCAAAGAAAATATATACAGCTACAAAAACCCAAACCAAAAAATTAAATGCAAATTTAAAAAAACTTGGTATTATGGCTGAAATTGACAAAAAAATCACAAATCATATTGCTCGTCATTCTTTTGGAAATATAGCTGGTGATAAAGTTTCACCTCAAATGCTTCAAAAACTGTATCGTCACACACACCTTAGTACAACAATCGGATATCAGGGTAATTTTATTCATAAAAGCGCTGATGATGCTTTAGATTCAATAATAACTTTTTAA
- a CDS encoding DUF3853 family protein produces the protein MMNLEILRVKLLIQMTGEEFIFLQNNLNNEVPLKNVQPEKKEKHVFGILGIAKLFGCSKSSANRIKKSGIIDEAIIQNGRKIIVDTELALELMKESK, from the coding sequence ATTATGAATTTAGAAATATTAAGAGTCAAACTACTCATCCAAATGACAGGAGAAGAGTTTATATTCCTACAAAACAATTTAAACAACGAAGTACCTTTAAAAAATGTTCAACCTGAAAAAAAGGAAAAACATGTATTTGGTATACTAGGCATTGCAAAACTTTTCGGCTGTAGTAAATCCTCAGCAAACAGAATTAAAAAATCAGGAATTATTGATGAAGCCATTATACAAAATGGTCGTAAAATTATTGTTGATACTGAACTAGCATTAGAACTTATGAAGGAATCTAAATAA
- a CDS encoding VapE domain-containing protein, protein MDNEELYINNKLIKNTTVYDTIHKYVNGRYEIVLNIITYELLIRYKGSKEWEVLNEKSLMIELTKKKIKFKKFELETYLGSNYIKQINPLKQYFNNLNKWDGVDHIKNLTSYIPTDDNVFFEYHLKKWLVRSIKTALEENFYNKQCLVFLQEKQNSGKSSLCRFICPPELKKHIAENISDDKDGLIQLCKNLLINLDEIDKLSIKYINAYKSMFSKTHINIRLPYAKNNSHQTRNCSFIGSTNLINFLRDETGNVRWVCIELIGQIDFNYSKDIDINKVWEQAFHLAYKDKSFNCDLTVNDIKENEKRNENYKHTTIEEELINQLFEKSDNKDDFMTTTTITMIIKKEYSSVSHITIGKILRKLNFKRVNSRTTGVKGYLIQLRKK, encoded by the coding sequence ATGGACAATGAAGAACTATACATAAATAATAAATTAATAAAGAACACTACAGTGTATGATACGATTCATAAATATGTGAACGGTAGATATGAAATCGTACTTAATATAATAACATACGAATTACTAATTAGGTACAAAGGCTCTAAAGAATGGGAAGTTCTCAATGAAAAATCTTTAATGATTGAACTAACCAAAAAGAAAATTAAATTTAAAAAATTTGAATTAGAAACATATTTAGGTTCTAATTATATAAAACAAATTAACCCATTAAAGCAATACTTTAATAATCTTAATAAATGGGATGGAGTAGATCATATTAAAAACCTAACCTCATATATACCAACTGATGATAATGTGTTTTTTGAATATCACTTAAAAAAATGGCTTGTAAGAAGTATAAAAACTGCATTGGAAGAAAACTTCTACAACAAGCAATGTCTTGTGTTTCTTCAGGAAAAACAAAACTCTGGAAAGAGCAGTCTATGTAGGTTTATTTGTCCGCCTGAATTAAAAAAACATATCGCAGAGAACATCAGTGATGATAAAGATGGATTAATCCAACTGTGTAAAAACCTCTTAATCAATCTAGATGAAATAGATAAACTTTCGATAAAATACATAAACGCCTATAAATCGATGTTTTCAAAAACACACATAAACATTAGGCTACCGTACGCAAAAAACAATTCACATCAGACCCGAAATTGCTCCTTTATAGGCTCAACTAACCTCATAAATTTTTTAAGAGATGAAACAGGTAATGTTAGATGGGTTTGCATAGAACTCATAGGACAAATTGATTTTAATTACTCAAAAGACATCGATATCAATAAAGTTTGGGAGCAAGCTTTTCATCTAGCTTACAAGGACAAAAGTTTTAATTGTGATTTAACTGTGAATGACATAAAAGAAAATGAAAAAAGGAATGAAAACTATAAGCACACAACTATCGAAGAAGAGTTAATAAATCAACTGTTTGAAAAATCTGACAATAAAGATGATTTTATGACAACCACAACAATTACAATGATAATTAAGAAAGAGTATTCATCCGTAAGTCACATAACGATTGGTAAAATTTTAAGAAAGTTAAATTTTAAGAGAGTTAACAGCAGAACCACAGGAGTAAAAGGATACTTAATTCAGTTAAGAAAAAAATAA
- a CDS encoding toprim domain-containing protein, whose translation MNCKIAKTIEMNSYIFKQGFRVGKKTTKDVWYYSPFRNNEKTPSFKIDITKNVWYDFAEGVGGTIIDFVMKYNNCSIKEALVILSEDTFLIHQQKKQIKNETNPTYSIKKVTELTNQKLLDYLSNRKINLKFAKKFCFQVHYSFSNGKELYGIGFMNDMGGLEIRNKFFKGCLGKKEITTINNNSDVVSLFESSSDFLSYLTLKKEIPKENFIILNSTSLVKKTIGLLDNYALIKLFFDNDESGNKATDFLLENINSKIIDNRVYYKKHNDLNHYLAHRN comes from the coding sequence ATGAATTGTAAAATAGCTAAAACTATAGAAATGAATTCTTATATATTCAAACAGGGGTTTAGGGTTGGTAAAAAAACTACAAAAGACGTTTGGTATTACTCTCCTTTTAGGAATAACGAAAAAACACCTTCTTTTAAAATTGATATTACTAAAAACGTCTGGTATGATTTTGCAGAAGGAGTTGGAGGCACAATAATTGACTTTGTAATGAAATACAATAATTGTTCAATTAAAGAAGCCTTAGTCATTTTATCTGAAGATACTTTTCTTATTCACCAGCAAAAAAAACAAATTAAGAACGAGACAAACCCCACCTACTCTATTAAAAAAGTAACTGAATTAACAAATCAAAAGTTATTGGATTATTTAAGCAATAGGAAAATCAATTTGAAATTTGCTAAAAAATTTTGTTTTCAAGTTCATTACTCTTTTTCTAATGGAAAAGAATTGTACGGAATTGGTTTTATGAATGATATGGGCGGATTAGAAATTAGAAATAAATTTTTTAAAGGTTGCTTAGGTAAAAAAGAAATAACAACCATAAATAATAATTCTGATGTCGTTTCATTATTTGAATCTTCGTCGGATTTCCTTTCTTATCTCACCTTGAAAAAAGAAATTCCAAAAGAGAATTTCATCATACTTAACTCTACTTCTTTAGTGAAAAAGACGATTGGTTTACTAGATAATTATGCTTTAATAAAACTGTTTTTTGATAATGATGAAAGTGGAAATAAAGCTACAGATTTTCTATTAGAAAATATAAATAGTAAAATCATAGACAATAGAGTCTATTATAAAAAACATAATGACCTAAATCACTATTTAGCGCATCGAAATTAA
- the mobC gene encoding plasmid mobilization relaxosome protein MobC translates to MLIEKNKLKKYKIMNNQNKTRIVFYLDFNDKILLNNQCELLQVKASFYIRQCVLEKLGKPILEVKQKHLETKNYTLQLYKIGNNLNQISRKLNSGIKLKLTDEDLIINDIEELKKHIIDIQSKLN, encoded by the coding sequence ATGCTCATAGAAAAAAACAAACTAAAGAAATATAAAATAATGAATAATCAAAATAAGACTAGAATAGTATTCTATTTAGATTTTAATGATAAAATTCTACTAAATAATCAATGTGAATTATTACAAGTTAAAGCCTCTTTCTACATCCGACAATGTGTTCTCGAAAAATTAGGTAAACCAATTTTAGAAGTAAAACAAAAACACTTAGAGACCAAAAATTACACATTACAACTTTATAAAATAGGTAATAATTTGAATCAAATCTCTCGAAAATTAAATTCAGGAATCAAGTTAAAATTAACAGATGAAGATTTGATAATAAATGATATTGAAGAATTAAAAAAACACATTATTGATATACAATCTAAACTTAACTAA
- a CDS encoding relaxase/mobilization nuclease domain-containing protein, which yields MITKLQSISFTKNALLYCEKGGEVLTTNKCFGSANDIYNQIKEKEAQNDRCTNKTFHIKIRAAPEDKGKLNNQDWIDIANKYALKIGFQDNMFAVYLHEKNTDKEHVHIVSTRIGDDNLAISNSFTHYKSQDFSRVIEKEYNLRKVGRKLEALKMNQEFMPNNKHTTDLKEAVFSAIDISDSIEDVVFILKNKNIQTKIGRGISFTDAKGVRKKGSEIDRKLSLKGIEKLLSYEEQEKQINKKNRGFKR from the coding sequence ATGATAACAAAACTACAAAGTATTTCTTTCACAAAGAACGCTTTACTATACTGTGAAAAAGGGGGTGAAGTCTTAACTACTAATAAATGTTTTGGAAGTGCAAATGATATTTATAATCAAATAAAAGAAAAAGAAGCACAGAATGATAGATGCACTAATAAAACGTTTCATATAAAAATTAGAGCAGCTCCAGAAGACAAAGGAAAGTTAAACAACCAAGATTGGATTGATATTGCTAATAAATATGCTCTAAAAATAGGTTTTCAAGATAATATGTTTGCAGTTTACCTACATGAAAAAAATACAGATAAAGAACACGTTCACATAGTAAGCACAAGGATTGGTGATGATAATTTAGCTATCTCAAATAGCTTTACACATTATAAAAGTCAAGATTTCTCTAGAGTTATTGAAAAAGAATATAACTTACGAAAAGTGGGTAGAAAGCTTGAAGCATTAAAAATGAATCAAGAATTTATGCCTAACAACAAACATACTACAGACCTTAAAGAAGCTGTTTTTTCTGCAATAGATATTTCAGACAGTATTGAAGATGTTGTTTTTATCCTTAAAAATAAAAATATACAAACTAAAATAGGTCGTGGTATTTCTTTTACTGATGCTAAGGGAGTAAGAAAAAAAGGTTCTGAAATAGACAGAAAACTATCTTTAAAAGGAATTGAAAAGCTATTGTCTTATGAAGAACAAGAAAAACAGATAAATAAAAAAAATAGAGGTTTTAAAAGGTGA